The following proteins are encoded in a genomic region of Magallana gigas chromosome 1, xbMagGiga1.1, whole genome shotgun sequence:
- the LOC105321732 gene encoding multiple epidermal growth factor-like domains protein 10 yields MYGENCGIECGNCLNSVQCDHINGTCMNGCDSGFQGLTCTEECDDYFFGINCRQQCNPNCDGCNKKTGVCDTGCKPGWKGMSCQEECIAGFHGENCSFTCGKCLNSTACHHITGSCDQGCDPGFEGLTCKKACSQNMYGKNCSLSCGHCFKLEQCHNMNGTCMNGCDSGYNGFNCAEECDDKHFGPNCIEMCNATCKSCNKSTGICDNGCHPGWRGLFCEDTCNQRKYGENCSMPCGHCVDSEQCHHINGICMNGCDSGFAGINCTDECDDNYYGPNCIKMCNTGCKSCNKSTGICDNGCNPGWRGVFCHEECIAGYYGGNCKNSCGHCLNEKACHHVNGKCVEGCERGYKAPHCKEGDDYCTNTFN; encoded by the exons ATGTATGGAGAAAACTGCGGAATAGAATGTGGAAATTGCCTGAATTCAGTACAATGCGATCATATCAACGGAACATGTATGAATGGTTGTGACAGTGGCTTCCAAGGTTTAACATGCACCGAAG AGTGTGATGACTACTTTTTTGGAATCAACTGTAGGCAGCAATGTAACCCAAACTGTGATGGCTGTAATAAAAAGACAGGTGTATGTGATACCGGGTGTAAACCTGGTTGGAAAGGAATGTCTTGCCAAGAAG AATGCATTGCTGGGTTTCATGGGGAAAATTGCAGTTTCACTTgtggaaaatgtttgaatagCACAGCATGTCACCATATAACTGGAAGTTGTGATCAAGGATGTGACCCTGGATTTGAGGGATTGACATGCAAAAAGG CATGTAGTCAAAATATGTACGGGAAAAATTGCAGCTTATCCTGCGGACACTGCTTCAAATTAGAGCAATGCCATAATATGAACGGAACATGTATGAATGGATGTGACAGTGGCTACAATGGTTTCAACTGCGCAGAAG AATGTGACGATAAACATTTTGGACCAAACTGCATTGAAATGTGTAACGCAACTTGTAAAAGCTGCAACAAATCGACAGGGATATGTGATAATGGGTGCCATCCTGGATGGAGGGGACTCTTTTGTGAAGATA CTTGCAATCAGAGGAAGTACGGAGAAAATTGTAGCATGCCTTGTGGACACTGTGTTGATTCTGAACAATGTCACCACATCAACGGAATATGTATGAATGGCTGTGACAGTGGTTTTGCAGGAATCAACTGCACAGACG aatGCGACGATAACTATTATGGGCCAAACTGCATAAAAATGTGCAACACAGGGTGTAAAAGCTGCAATAAATCGACAGGAATATGTGACAATGGGTGTAATCCTGGATGGAGAGGAGTCTTTTGTCACGAAG AATGTATAGCTGGTTATTATGGAGGAAATTGTAAGAATAGTTGTGGACATTGTTTGAATGAAAAAGCATGTCATCATGTAAATGGAAAGTGTGTTGAAGGATGCGAACGTGGGTACAAAGCTCCACACTGTAAGGAAGGTGATGACTATTGTACgaatacatttaattaa